The following are encoded in a window of Rosa chinensis cultivar Old Blush chromosome 4, RchiOBHm-V2, whole genome shotgun sequence genomic DNA:
- the LOC112196726 gene encoding lipoxygenase 6, chloroplastic: MYALNQPLVSFKSSLAGGRRSTGKVIKLRKAHVPSFGSRPNGLGSVRAVISGGDKAAVEEASTPPLQSKDISGTLKPSSSSPIEVKAAVTIRKKMKEKVSEKIEDQWEFFINGIGQGILIQLISEEIDPVTNSGKIVESAVRGWLPKPLPSEHSHIIEYAADFTVPIDFGCPGAVRVTNLHGKEFYLLEIVIHGFDKGPFFFPANTWIHSQKDNFQSRIIFKNQAYLPSQTPAGIKGLRHEDLLSIRGNGKGRRKPHDRIYDYDVYNELGNPDKSEELARPVIGGEERPYPRRCRTGRPPSKSDPLTESRIEKPHPVYVPRDETFEEIKQNTFSRGRLKALLHNLLPSLAVKLSSSDIPFKCFSDIDKLYNDGLLPKDDDEQKESVLFSGNMMKQVLNAGGEWLKYEIPAIIKRDRFAWLRDNEFARQALAGVNPVNIEILKEFPILSKLDPAVYGSPESAITKELIEQELGGMSVEKAIEDKRLFILDYHDIFLPFIEKMNSLPGRKAYASRTVFFYTKTGFLRPLAIELSLPPTPSSPQKKHVYTHGHHATTHWIWKLAKAHVCSNDAGVHQLVNHWLRTHACMEPYIIATHRQLSTMHPIYKLLHPHMRYTLEINALARQSLINGGGVIEASFSPGKYAMEVSSAAYKSMWRFDLEALPADLIRRGMAVEDPSEACGIKLVIEDYPYAADGLLVWSAIKEWVESYVERFYSEPNSVTSDVELQDWWNEIKNKGHADKRNEPWWPKLNTKEDLSGILAIIIWTASGQHAAINFGQYPFGSYVPNRPTLMRKLIPQEDDPDYEKFLQNPQQTFLSSLATKLQATKVMAVQDTLSTHSPDEEYLGQVNPLHTHWINDHEILELFKRFSSRLDEIEKIINRKNKDGHFKNRSGAGIPPYELLIPSSGPGVTGRGIPNSISI, translated from the exons ATGTATGCATTGAATCAGCCACTGGTTTCTTTCAAGTCAAGCCTCGCCGGCGGCCGGAGGTCAACCGGGAAGGTCATCAAGCTCCGGAAGGCGCATGTCCCCAGTTTCGGGTCACGGCCCAATGGGCTTGGATCAGTCAGAGCCGTGATCAGCGGTGGTGACAAGGCGGCGGTGGAAGAAGCTTCAACTCCTCCATTGCAGAGCAAAGACATTAGTGGCACTTTgaaaccttcttcttcttctccgatcGAAGTCAAGGCGGCGGTGACGATcagaaagaaaatgaaggagaagGTCTCGGAGAAGATTGAGGATCAGTGGGAGTTTTTTATTAATGGGATTGGTCAGGGGATTCTGATCCAGCTCATCAGTGAAGAAATTGACCCTG TTACTAATTCAGGAAAGATAGTGGAATCTGCTGTGAGAGGCTGGTTGCCAAAGCCATTACCATCGGAGCATTCCCACATAATTGaatatgctgctgatttcacTGTCCCAATTGACTTTGGGTGTCCTGGAGCTGTTCGTGTTACTAATCTCCATGGCAAGGAGTTTTACTTGTTGGAGATTGTCATACATGGTTTCGATAAAGGCCCATTTTTCTTCCCTGCTAATACTTGGATCCATTCTCAGAAGGATAACTTCCAAAGTCGAATCATCTTCAAAAACCAA GCATACCTGCCATCACAAACACCAGCAGGGATTAAAGGTCTTCGACATGAAGACTTACTGAGTATTCGGGGCAATGGGAAGGGCAGGAGAAAGCCACATGATAGGATTTATGATTATGATGTTTACAATGAGTTGGGGAATCCTGACAAGAGTGAAGAATTAGCTAGGCCGGTCATTGGTGGCGAGGAGAGGCCTTATCCTCGGCGCTGTAGAACTGGCCGGCCTCCATCCAAGTCAG ATCCTCTTACGGAGAGTAGAATCGAGAAGCCCCATCCAGTTTATGTGCCTCGTGATGAGACTTTTGAGGAGATTAAGCAAAATACTTTCTCTCGTGGAAGGTTGAAAGCTTTGCTCCACAATCTGTTACCGTCTCTTGCTGTTAAGTTGTCAAGTTCAGACATACCCTTCAAGTGCTTCTCTGATATAGATAAGCTATATAATGATGGTCTGCTCCCGAAAGATGACGATGAGCAGAAAGAATCAGTTCTGTTTTCAGGCAACATGATGAAACAGGTTCTTAATGCTGGAGGAGAGTGGTTGAAATATGAAATCCCTGCTATTATAAAAA GGGATAGATTTGCTTGGTTGCGTGATAATGAGTTTGCACGGCAAGCTTTAGCTGGAGTCAATCCAGTGAACATTGAGATTTTGAAG GAATTTCCAATTCTCAGCAAGTTAGATCCTGCTGTTTACGGCTCTCCAGAATCAGCTATCACGAAGGAATTGATAGAGCAAGAACTCGGTGGGATGAGTGTTGAAAAG GCTATTGAGGATAAGAGACTGTTTATACTTGACTACCATGATATATTTTTGCCATTTATTGAGAAGATGAACTCTTTGCCCGGAAGAAAAGCCTATGCCTCAAGGACAGTGTTCTTCTATACCAAGACTGGTTTTTTGAGACCTCTAGCTATAGAGCTTTCACTTCCACCAACACCTTCATCTCCTCAAAAAAAACATGTATATACTCATGGGCATCATGCTACTACACACTGGATTTGGAAGCTAGCCAAAGCTCATGTTTGCTCAAACGACGCTGGCGTCCATCAGCTAGTCAATCACTG GTTGAGGACTCATGCTTGCATGGAGCCGTATATAATTGCCACTCATAGGCAGCTTAGCACAATGCACCCCATCTACAAGCTACTTCATCCTCACATGCGCTACACCTTAGAAATTAATGCACTTGCAAGGCAGAGTTTAATAAATGGAGGGGGAGTAATCGAGGCTTCTTTTAGTCCGGGAAAATATGCCATGGAGGTAAGCTCGGCAGCTTACAAGAGTATGTGGAGGTTTGACTTGGAGGCATTACCGGCCGATCTTATTCGAAG AGGCATGGCTGTGGAAGATCCTTCAGAAGCTTGCGGCATAAAACTTGTAATTGAGGACTATCCATATGCTGCAGATGGTCTCCTTGTATGGTCTGCCATAAAAGAATGGGTAGAATCTTATGTGGAACGTTTCTACTCCGAGCCAAATTCTGTGACATCAGATGTTGAGCTCCAAGACTGGTGGAATGAGATCAAGAACAAGGGTCATGCTGACAAGCGGAACGAGCCCTGGTGGCCTAAACTTAATACCAAAGAGGACTTATCTGGTATACTTGCAATAATAATTTGGACTGCTTCAGGTCAACATGCTGCCATCAACTTTGGCCAGTACCCTTTTGGCAGTTATGTCCCAAACCGTCCTACCCTTATGAGAAAACTTATTCCACAAGAAGATGACCCTGATTATGAGAAGTTTCTTCAAAACCCGCAGCAAACTTTCCTGTCTTCCTTGGCAACAAAACTTCAAGCCACGAAAGTAATGGCCGTTCAAGATACTCTATCAACTCACTCCCCAGATGAAGAGTACTTGGGTCAGGTGAATCCTCTACATACCCATTGGATCAATGATCATGAAATTTTGGAGTTGTTCAAAAGATTCTCTTCTAGACTAGACGAGATAGAGAAGATCATTAACAGGAAAAACAAAGATGGCCACTTTAAAAACAGAAGCGGAGCAGGAATTCCCCCATATGAATTACTGATCCCTTCTTCAGGCCCAGGGGTAACTGGCCGTGGAATCCCCAACAGCATTTCTATTTGA
- the LOC112196727 gene encoding 4-coumarate--CoA ligase-like 9 translates to MACHNNTTSIDPNSGFCSNTKTFHSLRPKAPLPSETTPLSITHYIFSHLQASPPPPSTPALLDPATRRHILYPEFTRRVKTLAAALESQLNLSSGHTAFVISPNSLDLPILYFSLFSLGVTVSPSNPASTTPEISRQIHLSRPVIAFATSATAHKLPNSLRYGVVLLDSPEFQSMMTCAPAPELPRVRFSQSHTAAVLYSSGTTGAVKGVELTHRNWISVLASAFAVRNPTAPPAVMLCAVPFFHVYGFGVCMRVLGFGETLASISGRFDLRATLRAVEEFRISHVSWAPPVVVAVVKLGSEIDGYDLSSLQVVACGGAPLAKSVIDKLKKRLPNVQVAQGYGLTETTGRVFGTVGPNETRVEGATGKLMSNFEAKIVDPETGSALPPLMTGEIWLRGPIIMKGYIGDEEANATTMDTEGWFKTGDLCYIDKEGYLFFVDRIKELIKYKGYQVAPAELEHLFQSHPDIADAAVVPYPDEEAGQVPMAFVVRRLGSVVDESQVKDFIAKQVAPYKKIRRVAFINEVPKSAQGKLMRKELVKLALSML, encoded by the exons ATGGCCTGTCACAACAACACTACCAGCATTGATCCCAACAGCGGCTTCTGCTCAAACACCAAAACATTCCACAGTCTCAGGCCGAAAGCCCCGCTCCCCTCCGAAACGACGCCGCTTTCGATCACTCACTACATTTTCTCCCACCTCCAAGCCTCCCCTCCTCCGCCCTCCACCCCGGCTCTCCTCGACcccgccacgcgccgccacaTTCTCTACCCCGAGTTCACGCGCCGCGTCAAAACCCTTGCAGCCGCGCTAGAATCGCAACTCAACCTCTCCAGTGGCCACACCGCCTTCGTCATCTCCCCCAATTCTCTCGACCTCCCCATCCtctacttctctctcttttccctCGGCGTAACCGTCTCTCCGTCAAACCCGGCCAGCACCACTCCCGAGATTTCCCGCCAAATCCACCTCAGCAGACCCGTCATCGCCTTCGCCACCTCCGCCACCGCTCACAAACTCCCCAACTCCCTCCGATACGGCGTTGTACTCCTCGACTCCCCGGAATTCCAGTCCATGATGACGTGTGCTCCGGCGCCGGAGCTTCCACGGGTCCGCTTCAGCCAATCCCACACCGCCGCGGTCCTCTACTCGTCGGGGACCACCGGGGCCGTCAAAGGCGTGGAGTTGACCCACCGTAACTGGATTTCCGTGCTGGCGTCGGCGTTCGCGGTTCGGAATCCGACGGCTCCGCCAGCTGTCATGCTCTGCGCGGTGCCGTTCTTCCACGTGTACGGCTTCGGCGTCTGCATGCGGGTGTTGGGGTTCGGCGAGACGCTGGCGTCGATTTCGGggaggtttgatctgagagcgACGCTGAGGGCCGTCGAGGAGTTCAGGATCAGCCACGTGTCGTGGGCCCCGccggtggtggtggcggtggtgaAGCTCGGGAGCGAGATCGACGGCTACGATCTGAGCTCGCTGCAGGTCGTCGCCTGCGGCGGTGCTCCGCTTGCGAAGAGTGTCATCGATAAGCTGAAGAAACGCCTTCCCAACGTGCAAGTCGCACAG GGATATGGGCTGACAGAGACAACGGGTCGAGTGTTTGGCACGGTAGGCCCAAATGAGACCCGAGTAGAAGGAGCTACTGGAAAGCTGATGTCAAACTTTGAAGCCAAGATTGTTGACCCAGAGACCGGCAGTGCCTTGCCTCCTCTAATGACTGGAGAGATTTGGCTTAGGGGACCAATTATAATGAAAG GTTACATTGGTGATGAAGAAGCAAATGCTACGACTATGGACACTGAAGGATGGTTTAAAACTGGAGACCTTTGCTATATCGACAAAGAAGGTTACCTATTTTTCGTTGATCGGATCAAGGAACTGATCAAGTACAAAGGCTACCAG GTTGCCCCGGCAGAGTTGGAGCATCTGTTTCAATCCCATCCCGATATTGCTGATGCAGCTGTGGTTCC GTATCCTGATGAGGAAGCAGGTCAAGTACCAATGGCCTTTGTGGTCAGGCGCCTAGGAAGTGTCGTCGATGAATCGCAGGTGAAGGATTTTATTGCCAAACAG GTCGCACCGTATAAGAAAATACGACGAGTAGCATTCATCAATGAAGTACCAAAGAGTGCACAAGGTAAATTAATGAGGAAGGAATTAGTCAAACTTGCATTATCCATGTTATGA